In a single window of the Elaeis guineensis isolate ETL-2024a chromosome 6, EG11, whole genome shotgun sequence genome:
- the LOC109506002 gene encoding uncharacterized protein produces MGFVIVISLPLIIFAILLGFGCYFFGKTKGRQEARAGVGAQVYGVPQPPPGATESSSPAHEKKGGPDIV; encoded by the coding sequence ATGGGCTTTGTTATAGTAATCTCCCTTCCTCTGATCATCTTTGCCATCTTGCTCGGTTTTGGCTGCTACTTCTTTGGGAAGACAAAGGGGAGGCAGGAAGCGCGTGCCGGTGTGGGCGCACAAGTCTATGGTGTTCCCCAGCCCCCACCAGGCGCCACCGAGTCCTCATCCCCAGCCCATGAGAAGAAGGGCGGGCCAGATATTGTCTAA
- the LOC140858832 gene encoding serine/threonine-protein phosphatase 7 long form homolog, whose translation MDVGLITALLERWRPETHTFHLPFGEATISLQDVSILTGLPVDGDPVTGVDPALTIPEWQALCLRLLGFEPDAHFFDHSRLRIECLDDRYRHFHIADDAPEEMVQQYVRGQVLRLLGGVLLPDTSSNKMKLMFLPLLEDLDFARRLSWGSAVLACLYRAMCRGAYADQSEIGGYLVLLQIWVWERMPTISPLRRQLLEMPSEQQDPDVPFRLDGPLGYRWNVAFNVHHVSTRVARVYRCQLDTLVDTSRRFLWEPYTDGILAILPQMCTVGHDIWTARVPLICFDVVEWHLPDRVLRQFGQTQGIPEQFDTSQGLHRIDRRGRARIDWRIRHAQYIDIWDARRDHIVHGDPILRGRSYTDDYMAWFFSITVRVIGQSQYAVSGYEGESSTVRLLTDSVSDLVLDTRRALSTTDEDERIQILREMERTGSGALRAIGVDPHTCAPWYGAVRTPDMSYTPSPYASHMPSPHIPHMSSFDAAQMPPSFHPQMAASSSSYIPQMPSPGTSWPHEYDTFFSGPSVYPDERVERVSQSVDDPTASVIPEQHDQQISSTDIGEELSQQEQPARTFLRRSKRPWAPRRPCGT comes from the exons atggacgttggtcttattactgctttgctcgagagatggcgtccagagacacacacatttcatcttccatttggtgaggcgaccatcagtttacaggatgtcagcatccttactggactaccagttgatggagatccagttaccggagttgatcccgcacttaccattccggagtggcaggctttgtgcttgcgattgttagggtttgagcccgacgcacattttttcgatcattcacgactcaggattgagtgtttggatgatcgttatcgtcattttcatattgcggatgatgcaccggaggagatggtgcagcaatatgttaggggtcaggtgctgcgattgttaggtggtgtcctgttacctgatacttcatcgaataagatgaagttgatgtttttgccattattagaggatttagacttcgctcgtcgactcagttggggcagtgcagtactagcttgtctataccgagctatgtgtcggggggcctatgctgatcagagcgagattggcggttatcttgtattattgcag atttgggtatgggagcgtatgccgactatcagtccattacgacgacagttgctcgagatgccatcagagcagcaggatcctgatgttccattcagactagacggaccattaggatacag atggaacgttgcattcaacgttcatcacgtatcgacaagagtggcacgggtttataggtgccagttggatacattagttgatacatctagacgg tttttgtgggagccatatacagatgggatattggctatactgccgcagatgtgtacagttggacacgacatatggactgctagggtgccgcttatttgttttgatgtggtagagtggcatcttcccgatcgtgtcctgcggcagtttggtcagactcagggcattccagagcagtttgataccagccagggacttcatcgtattgatcgacgagggagagctcgtatcgactggcgtatcagacatgcacagtacatcgatatttgggatgcacgtcgagatcacattgttcatggtgatcctattttgagaggtcgttcatatactgatgactacatggcttggttttttagcattacggtgcgagtcattggacagtctcagtatgcagtttctggatacgagggcgagagttctactgtacgtcttttg actgattctgtgtcggatctcgtgttggacactcgtcgtgctttatctacgactgatgaggacgagcggattcagatactgcgggagatggagagaacaggttccggagcattgagggcgattggtgttgatccacatacctgtgcgccttggtatggagcagttcggacgccagatatgagttatacgccgtcaccatatgcttcacatatgccatcaccgcatattccgcatatgtcatcattcgatgctgcacagatgccaccatcttttcatccacagatggcagcgtcttcttcgtcctacatcccccagatgccatcaccgggtaccagttggccacatgagtatgatacttttttttcaggtccatccgtgtatccagatgagagagttgaacgggtctctcagtccgtagatgatccgacagcatcagttattcctgagcagcatgatcagcagatctcctccactgatataggagaggagctatcacagcaggagcagccggcgaggaccttcctgagaaggtccaagcgaccatgggcgccgcgacgtccttgtgggacttag